A region of Lycium barbarum isolate Lr01 chromosome 1, ASM1917538v2, whole genome shotgun sequence DNA encodes the following proteins:
- the LOC132614073 gene encoding uncharacterized protein LOC132614073 isoform X1 gives MLLEVILQRRQVLGCQTFFTKLGKKVKNLADLGQITGRSLINTGLHRSFKRRATRQRHLESLRRVAHCTLVVQCPWGLLGGNCKLLLVDHPIVMRYGRRHIRKLKTKKKFGSSHGQRIPIIGIIKR, from the exons ATGTTATTAGAAGTAATTTTACAAAGAAGGCAAGTTCTCGGTTGTCAAACATTTTTTACGAAGCTCGGAAAAAAGGTCAAAAACCTGGCTGACTTGGGACAGATTACTGGGAGGAGCTTAATCAATACTGGGCTACAccggagtttcaaaagaagagcAACCAGACAAAGGCATCTCGAAAGTCTGAGAAGGGTGGCTCATTGCACACTTGTGGTTCAGTGTCCATGGGGACTGCTAGGAGGAAATTG CAAGTTACTTTTGGTAGACCACCCAATCGTCATGAGGTATGGAAGAAGACACATACGAAAATTGAAGACGAAAAAGAAGTTTGGGTCGAGCCACGGGCAGAGGATACCTAT AATCGGTATAATCAAGCGATGA
- the LOC132616049 gene encoding extensin-like, with protein MASSDKNERHRSNSLPGRSAIKSKRGKNTTKSQGKSTVSTSRASHSSIPPLHPPSHGPSSKSKEKSTVSTPSPSLSSIPPVHPPSHGPSSKSKEKSTVSTPSPSLSSIPPVHPPSQGTSSFSHSFYGTLPPLGYSLIPPPGYSPMPPQGYSGISPTAPFYNMPPPGCSSMPPSYITPP; from the coding sequence ATGGCATCAAGTGATAAAAATGAGCGACATCGGAGTAATAGTTTGCCTGGGAGGAGTGCTATTAAGAGTAAGCGTGGGAAGAATACTACCAAGAGTCAAGGAAAATCAACCGTCTCTACATCGAGGGCATCTCATTCTTCTATTCCACCATTGCATCCTCCTTCACATGGCCCGTCATCAAAGAGTAAAGAGAAATCAACTGTATCTACACCGAGTCCATCACtttcttccattccaccagtGCATCCTCCTTCACATGGCCCGTCATCAAAGAGTAAAGAGAAATCGACTGTATCTACACCGAGTCCATCACtttcttccattccaccagtGCATCCTCCTTCACAGGGGACGTCATCATTTTCACATTCtttttatggtactctgcctcccCTAGGCTATAGCTTGATCCCTCCCCCGGGATATAGTCCGATGCCTCCACAGGGCTATTCCGGGATTTCACCTACTGCCCCTTTCTACAATATGCCTCCCCCAGGCTGTTCCTCGATGCCTCCCTCTTATATAACTCCACCTTGA
- the LOC132614073 gene encoding uncharacterized protein LOC132614073 isoform X2, with amino-acid sequence MLLEVILQRRQVLGCQTFFTKLGKKVKNLADLGQITGRSLINTGLHRSFKRRATRQRHLESLRRVAHCTLVVQCPWGLLGGNCKLLLVDHPIVMRYGRRHIRKLKTKKKFGSSHGQRIPI; translated from the exons ATGTTATTAGAAGTAATTTTACAAAGAAGGCAAGTTCTCGGTTGTCAAACATTTTTTACGAAGCTCGGAAAAAAGGTCAAAAACCTGGCTGACTTGGGACAGATTACTGGGAGGAGCTTAATCAATACTGGGCTACAccggagtttcaaaagaagagcAACCAGACAAAGGCATCTCGAAAGTCTGAGAAGGGTGGCTCATTGCACACTTGTGGTTCAGTGTCCATGGGGACTGCTAGGAGGAAATTG CAAGTTACTTTTGGTAGACCACCCAATCGTCATGAGGTATGGAAGAAGACACATACGAAAATTGAAGACGAAAAAGAAGTTTGGGTCGAGCCACGGGCAGAGGATACCTAT ATGA